The Arachis hypogaea cultivar Tifrunner chromosome 16, arahy.Tifrunner.gnm2.J5K5, whole genome shotgun sequence genome contains a region encoding:
- the LOC112697849 gene encoding phosphatidate phosphatase PAH1-like, which yields MQAVERLGSFITRGVSTVSMPFIPYGGAVDIVVVQQKDGSFKSSPWFVRFGKLHRVLKADEKKVSISVNGSEAGFHMHMNHKGEAFFLRDTHCEQQGDEDSGSSESSSSGEDADVVLPWGRKRNFKSKSCKFDPDGSFVADMNALNNDKIVDRTNSRGSRLFRLVLGQRSFNGEVDEDAEDLLERAEIAANLLDLKWSTNLKFDQLPRRERKNTRGGTLENGLHSSKVDDLHAQQRDCSHSVLDMFDVADFEKLPKFQKSRTISVYRPHRKANKVRADTPTSEQLASLNLQEGRNLVTFRYSTAMLGTQKIDARIYLWKWNTRIVISDVDGTITRSDVLGQVMPLVGIDWSQTGVAHLFSAIQDNGYQLLFLSARAISQACHTRRFLFNLKQDGKVLPDGPVVISPDGLFPALYREVIRRAPHEFKIACLEEIRALFPPDCNPFYAGFGNRDTDELSYLKVGIPKGKIFIINPRGEIAVNCFDAQSYPSLHAVVDGIFPPTDSSEQEDFNSWNCLRLPSVS from the exons ATGCAAGCTGTGGAGAGGCTAGGGAGCTTCATCACCCGCGGAGTCTCGACTGTTTCAATGCCGTTCATCCCTTATGGTGGTGCTGTGGACATTGTTGTAGTTCAACAAAAAGATGGCAGCTTCAAGTCCTCTCCTTGGTTCGTTCGATTCGGGAAACTTCACAGGGTTCTCAAGGCTGATGAGAAGAAGGTTAGCATCAGTGTCAATGGATCCGAAGCCGGTTTCCACATGCACATGAACCATAAAGGGGAAGCCTTCTTTTTGAGGGATACACATTGTGAACAACAAGGGGATGAAGATTCTGGATCTAGCGAATCATCCTCGTCCGGCGAAGATGCTGATGTTGTCCTACCATGGGGCAGGAAGAGGAATTTCAAGTCAAAAAGTTGCAAGTTTGATCCGGATGGATCATTTGTAGCTGATATGAATGCCTTAAACAATGATAAGATTGTGGACAGGACTAATTCTCGCGGATCCCGGCTATTTAGGCTTGTGTTGGGGCAAAGGTCCTTCAATGGGGAAGTTGATGAAGATGCAGAAGACTTATTGGAACGTGCTGAGATTGCAGCCAACCTTTTGGACCTCAAGTGGTCTACAAATCTGAAATTCGACCAGCTACCTCGTCGAGAAAGAAAGAACACTAGGGGTGGTACCTTGGAGAATGGTTTACATTCATCTAAG gttgatgatttgCATGCTCAGCAAAGGGATTGTTCTCATAGTGTCCTTGATATGTTTGATGTTGCGGACTTTGAAAAGCTacctaaatttcaaaaatctcgCACCATTAGTGTATATCGGCCACATCGAAAAGCCAACAAGGTTAGGGCAGATACCCCAACATCTGAACAGCTAGCATCCTTGAATCTCCAGGAAGGAAGGAACTTGGTAACCTTTCGTTATTCGACAGCTATGTTGGGGACACAGAAG ATTGATGCTCGGATATATTTGTGGAAATGGAACACCCGAATAGTGATATCGGACGTGGATGGAACAATTACAAG GTCTGATGTTCTAGGTCAGGTCATGCCTTTAGTCGGAATCGATTGGTCACAAACCGGTGTTGCACATTTATTCTCTGCTATCCAG GATAATGGATACCAACTACTTTTTCTTAGTGCTCGTGCAATTTCTCAAGCCTGTCACACCAGACGATTCCTATTCAACCTTAAACAG GATGGGAAAGTATTACCGGATGGTCCGGTCGTCATTTCCCCGGACGGACTTTTTCCTGCTCTGTATCGAGAAG TTATCCGGAGAGCTCCTCATGAATTCAAAATCGCATGCTTAGAG GAAATAAGGGCACTTTTCCCTCCTGATTGCAATCCATTCTATGCTGGTTTCGGAAATAGGGATACTGATGAACTCAGCTACCTTAAGGTTGGAATCCCTAAAGGAAAAATCTTCATAATCAATCCCAGG GGAGAGATTGCTGTAAATTGTTTCGACGCGCAATCATATCCTTCTCTTCATGCCGTTGTAGATGGAATATTCCCCCCGACAGACTCGTCTGAGCAG GAGGATTTCAATTCATGGAACTGTTTGCGGTTGCCCTCGGTGTCATAA